Genomic segment of Vibrio celticus:
GTGCACATAAGTGGGAAGCGCTTGGTTTTGATTACCCTCTTGAAGGTACAAACCCGCCAAGCAAAGAGAAAATGGACGAGATTGTTGCTGTTCTAAGCCAGTACCATTCAAACGTAAAATACTAATCTAGACTTACGTTCATAGTGTTTTCAAACGCCTCAATTTCGATTGGGGCGTTTTCTTTTATGGTTATACCAATCCTTTCACTTTTCTTTACAACTTTTGTTTATCAATTCAAAAAATCATATTAAATCCGTGTTGAGATCATGTTTCCACTCGTAGGAATGCTGTTACTCTTACTGCAACAAAAAATACAACATTTAGTTTTTTAGTGAGGCTCCTCCCATGGAAATGACCAATGCTCAGCGTCTAATTCTATCAAATCAATACTACCTAATGTCTCAAATGGATCCTGAGAACTCCGCTAAATACCAACGTCTACAAACGATTGTAGAACGTGGTTACGAACTCCAAATGCGTGAGCTTAACAAAGAGTTTGGTTGTTTGACTGAAGCAGAATGTCGCGAAATTATCGACATCATGGAGATGTACCATGCAATGCAAGAATCGAACAAAATGCTTGCAGAACAAGAACGTGCTGAAGTAGACCAACGTCGCCTGCAGTTCTTAGGTTTTGATATCGCTTCTGAAGCGCAGATCGTACATTACGTGCGTTTCCTTGTTGATTCTGAAGGTCTTTACCCTCAATTCGACAAAGCAGATCACCACTTCAATAGCCAAATGCCAATGCTAGAGAAGTACCGTCGCATGTTAACAACATGGCGCAACTGCCCTCGCCAGTACCACCTATGTGCGACAGAGCTATCTCAAATCTTTAGTGCTTAATGCATGAAAAGATAAGCCTTAGCTTGGCTTAAAAAATTTCAAAAAGGGTTACTCATCACGAGTAACCCTTTTTAATGTCTGAATATAAAGAAAGAAAACAAGCAACTAGAAACACAAATGATTCCATCAGTTAATCGAGTATTTGACGCCGCATGTAGAGAGTCCACTTTGAGAAGTGGGCTTGTTTGTACCTAAGGGCACGTCATTATGTTATCTACGCCTAGAGCTAGTGAGTGATCACCAACAAAAAACGGGAATAATGAAACGATATGGATATGAAGTGGGCTTTACGTACAGAAAATTGAAATAAAACATGACGATAAGATATTAAACATTGAACCGTTTCCCATTAATTTCTCTGATATCGTCCATTGACCAACAAACGTAAATCAAGGATCTATAACCCATTCATAGACAGGATCTTAAGCTCTAAGCTATTTATTTAGATAGAAAAAAGGCTTCATTTATGATCAGATAATCGTCGCCAAACAAACCACCCATATCAACCGTGAAGCCGATGACGATTATCTCCCTACAAAAGCAGTTTAAGCAATTCTTTAATGCTGATAGCCTTCAAAAAATGGCGAAAAGTACAGGACTTATGAAGCGATGTCGGGCTATCTTACCCGACCAGCTAGTAGTAAGCCTAGTGGCCGCTTTGAGCAAAGGAAACTGCTCATCTATTGCCGATTTACTAAGGCAATTCAATGGGATGTGCTTAAGCGCTAAAGATACTGTGGCTTATAAGCCCTACCATAACCAGTTAAGAAAGAAGAATTTCCGATATTCATGCGCCAATTGGCCATGCGAGCGATAGCTCAGTTTGCTCGCCAGCAGAGTGCCAACCTACCAGATAAACTCGCCACCTTTGATGATGTGCTGCTTCAAGATGGTAGCTCTTTCCACATTCATCGTGACCTTTCGAACGTTTACCCGAGCCGATTTAAACGCAATCCAGCCGCAGTTGAATGCCATATGACAATGTCTTTAAAAAAGCTTTTCTCCAGTCGCAATGAGCATCAGCGCTGATACAGCATCAGAAAGAGACTTTTTGCCCGCCCCCCAAAACAATGAGTAACAAATTGTTGTTGGCTGACGCAGGGTACCCTGACTTCCAATTCTTTACTGAGCTTGAACTGTATGGTGGTTTCTATATTTTTCGAGGAGCAAAGTCCCTGAATCCTCATGTTATAGAAGCGAGAAACGGTCAGGGCCGGCATTTATCTAAACTAGAAGGAAAGAAGCTCAAAGACATCACTCGAGGTACTAATCGCTCACAGGTACTCGACCTTAAAGTTCGTAGTGGTAAGCAAGAATTTAGAGTGGTAAGACGTTGGTTTGCAGAAGAAAAGCGATTCTGTATTTGGTTAACTAACTTGCCTTCAGGTACCTATACTGCTGATGACATAATGGCGATCTACCGCTGTCGATGGCAGGTGGAGTTGCTTTTTAAAGAATTAAAATCTCACACAAACTGGCAACGATTTGTCACCGCACAAAAGGCCATCGTTGATGGGCTTATCTGGGCCAGTTTACTCTCGCTGATCATCAGGCGCAGTACTGCGCTTCAGATAATGCCATCGGTCTCGCTGTTTAAGGCGGCAAAAAATGTGGATGTGTGGCTGTTGCCCATATTTGAATGTATCAGCCACAAGGCATGGTCAGAAATAGGTAATAAACTGGAATGGGCCTCTAGCTATATATTTAAGAACGCACAAAAGTCCGCCCAGAGGAAGTCAAAGAAAAACATCACGTTAGACGGGATTTATGCTGGTCTTAATGCTTAAGGTTCAGTCTATGATAACCCATTAGATCATTCATCTTTATTAATTTTACTTTGGAGCTTTTAATACAAATTAAAAATCGCCACATCCATTTTGAACGGTGTTTTTTATTTGAAAGAAATCGCTAGAATGCTCACCGAAATTTATTAACCAGAGCGATAAAAATGAGAAAATTCATCCTTGCATCACTAGCTATTCTGTCGACTTCATCTTTCGCAGCTAACGACATGTACGTACTTGGGGGCGTTGGCATTAACCGAGATGACGGAGGTCTACAATTCACTGCTGGCTCACAAATTCTTGATACCCATTTTCATATTGAATCAACAATGAATTACATAGATTCCGACAGCAAAATGGTTACATCGGATGTACACGGTGACCTAACTAAGTACAAAGACAATTTCAAACACTTCAAAATGTCTTTAGCTCCAATGTATAAATATAGCTTCGATGAGTCTTTTGCTATCTACGGAAAAGTTGGTCTTGCTTACTCAAACGTAAATGTTAAATCAACAATTACTAACAAAGATTGGTCAGTGAATAATAAACATTCAAATAGCGAATGGGGCGCAACTTACGGCATCGGTGCTGAGTTTAAGTCTATACAACCAATGTTTGGTAACTCGAAGTTTATGGCTCGTGTTGGTTTCGATTTCTACGACTTCAACTCCGGTAGCATAAGCCTAATCAATGAGGAGACTTTTGGCCTACAAGCCGGTTTCACTTTCTAAGGTATTAAGTAGAAAAGTTTTACAGTCGTTGAACAGATCATCGTAATTACGATTTTTGGTGTCTTGACGTTAACCGCTCTGTACTTCGCATAAATAAAAGGGCTACTCATCACGAGTAACCCTTTTATGTTTTCTTCTTTTTAACTAGAAAACGTAAGCAACACCGACGTTTGCCGCCATATTAATGCCGCTTTCTAAGATTGGACTGTTCTCGATATCGCCCTCTAGGTTGGTGTAACGAACGCCACCAGTTACTCGAACATTCGGCGTTACATGT
This window contains:
- a CDS encoding YfbU family protein, encoding MEMTNAQRLILSNQYYLMSQMDPENSAKYQRLQTIVERGYELQMRELNKEFGCLTEAECREIIDIMEMYHAMQESNKMLAEQERAEVDQRRLQFLGFDIASEAQIVHYVRFLVDSEGLYPQFDKADHHFNSQMPMLEKYRRMLTTWRNCPRQYHLCATELSQIFSA
- a CDS encoding outer membrane beta-barrel protein, encoding MRKFILASLAILSTSSFAANDMYVLGGVGINRDDGGLQFTAGSQILDTHFHIESTMNYIDSDSKMVTSDVHGDLTKYKDNFKHFKMSLAPMYKYSFDESFAIYGKVGLAYSNVNVKSTITNKDWSVNNKHSNSEWGATYGIGAEFKSIQPMFGNSKFMARVGFDFYDFNSGSISLINEETFGLQAGFTF